One stretch of Cydia pomonella isolate Wapato2018A chromosome 24, ilCydPomo1, whole genome shotgun sequence DNA includes these proteins:
- the LOC133530989 gene encoding uncharacterized protein LOC133530989 isoform X2 produces MAGKEVQKRWRSIRDSYTKAYRQGKCVPAEQCTPGSRRYQYHAQMSFLLRALKNKKPRYSQDKYESFSEISNSPQHPPPEDPPLSKIKHELIDRPLDLKTRPEKPTQDKSNQATIQEKNSLEIKIDANSILPDDHFDDDKLFMNSLLPLFKKMDDDTRLLCRIEVLKIIRYALKGHKCFEALRMAEDSFFRDRMSGILAKQEVVEEINTPKSTLSMTTRSADGSRPVRKRRNRSPSPLPMPAKRRGPGRPRKVRPPPSDSDEEQLSKKRGPKMKVVPLEVPRMSEMDESLSKATSVAQLSTPLFMKMYNLERSKTPTTLPNPQNMQVSIKTEPIDDQEY; encoded by the exons GCAAAGAAGTCCAAAAAAGATGGCGCTCCATACGGGACTCTTACACCAAGGCGTATCGCCAAGGCAAATGCGTACCCGCAGAACAGTGTACACCGGGCAGCCGCCGATACCAATACCACGCCCAGATGTCGTTCCTACTGCGAGCGCTGAAGAACAA aAAACCAAGATACTCACAGGACAAATACGAGTCGTTCTCAGAAATCTCCAATTCACCACAACACCCGCCACCAGAGGACCCGCCATTGTCCAAAATTAAGCACGAACTCATCGATAGACCGCTAGACCTCAAAACGAGACCTGAAAAACCTACGCAGGATAAAAGCAACCAAGCTACAATACAAGAGAAAAATTCATTAGAAATCAAAATAGACGCGAACTCAATATTACCTGACGATCACTTCGACGATGACAAATTGTTTATGAACTCCCTACttcctttatttaaaaaaatggacgATGACACTAGATTATTATGCCGCAtagaagttttaaaaataataagataCGCGTTAAAAGGCCATAAGTGTTTTGAAGCTTTGAGAATGGCGGAAGATAGTTTTTTCAGAGACAGAATGAGCGGGATATTGGCTAAGCAGGAGGTTGTGGAAGAAATCAACACGCCTAAATCTACGTTGTCTATGACTACTCGGTCTGCTGATGGTAGCAGACCGGTTAGGAAACGAAGA AATCGATCTCCGTCCCCTCTACCAATGCCAGCTAAAAGAAGAGGCCCCGGTCGTCCTAGAAAG GTCCGCCCGCCTCCATCTGACTCCGACGAAGAACAGCTCTCGAAGAAACGCGGACCCAAGATGAAGGTGGTCCCTCTGGAGGTCCCCAGAATGTCGGAGATGGACGAGTCGCTCAGCAAGGCGACTAGCGTAGCTCAGCTCTCCACGCCGCTGTTTATGAAG ATGTACAACCTCGAACGCTCAAAGACGCCCACAACACTTCCCAATCCACAGAACATGCAAGTTTCCATCAAGACGGAGCCAATCGACGATCAGGAATATTAG